A portion of the Sabethes cyaneus chromosome 3, idSabCyanKW18_F2, whole genome shotgun sequence genome contains these proteins:
- the LOC128739358 gene encoding 40S ribosomal protein S12, mitochondrial, with translation MSTLNQMHRSGPHIKQRPPRQPLDGKPFAKGIILKTLIKKPKKPNSANRKCVLVRLSTGKEMVAYVPGIGHNLQEHNIVLVRVGRMQDLPGVKLKCVRGKYDLPHVIKQQK, from the coding sequence ATGTCCACCCTGAACCAGATGCATCGCAGCGGGCCGCACATAAAGCAGCGTCCCCCGAGGCAACCGCTGGACGGGAAACCCTTTGCCAAAGGCATCATCCTCAAGACGCTCATCAAGAAGCCGAAAAAACCGAACTCGGCCAACCGAAAGTGCGTCCTGGTGCGGCTCAGCACCGGCAAGGAAATGGTCGCCTACGTGCCCGGCATCGGGCACAATCTGCAGGAGCACAACATCGTGCTGGTGCGGGTGGGGCGAATGCAGGATCTGCCCGGTGTTAAGTTGAAATGCGTCCGCGGAAAGTACGATCTGCCGCACGTGATCAAGCAGCAGAAGTGA